In one window of Bacteroidota bacterium DNA:
- a CDS encoding class II aldolase/adducin family protein, with protein MAYLLEKEEVAYFMRRLYEKNLTTTSGGNLSMKINDNTILVSPSSLDKGRMNGGQIAEITLSGKNLTPELVPSIETNIHLAIYRKRPDVTAVVHAHPVIATAFTAMNKLINTNLVAEARSILGLPVMTKYAPMGSKELAAIISDAVSQGNVMLMENHGILTVGNSLLQAFDRIEVLESAAKMTLITELLHDKRELSEERIKEIDSAISYIR; from the coding sequence ATGGCATATTTACTTGAAAAAGAAGAGGTTGCCTATTTCATGAGGCGTTTGTACGAAAAAAACCTCACCACAACCTCTGGGGGAAATTTAAGTATGAAAATAAACGACAATACTATTTTGGTATCCCCCTCCTCGCTGGATAAAGGAAGAATGAATGGTGGACAGATAGCTGAAATTACGCTGAGCGGTAAAAATTTAACTCCAGAACTTGTTCCAAGTATCGAAACGAATATTCATCTTGCAATTTACAGGAAACGCCCTGATGTCACTGCCGTAGTACATGCCCATCCGGTAATTGCTACAGCATTTACGGCTATGAATAAACTAATAAATACCAATCTTGTAGCAGAAGCCCGTTCCATTTTAGGCCTTCCGGTCATGACAAAATATGCCCCTATGGGCTCAAAAGAACTTGCTGCAATTATTTCAGATGCAGTTAGCCAGGGAAATGTGATGTTGATGGAAAACCATGGGATATTAACCGTAGGAAATTCCTTATTACAGGCTTTTGACAGAATTGAAGTTCTGGAATCAGCGGCAAAAATGACCCTGATCACAGAATTACTTCATGACAAACGGGAATTATCAGAAGAAAGAATAAAAGAAATTGACAGCGCAATTAGTTATATAAGATGA
- a CDS encoding HAD-IIA family hydrolase, which produces MDQESIEKIREKKAFICDMDGVIYHGNLLLPGVKEFVKWLKSEKKNFLFLTNSSERTPKELQEKLSRLGIDVEEDVFYTSALATAIFLSSQKPGGSAYIIGEPGLINALYNVGYTMNNINPDYVVVGETPSYSYEKIERAINFVLKGAKLIGTNPDVSGPVENGIAPATKSLIAPIELSTGSKSYFIGKPNPLMMRTALKKLNCRNNDEAIIIGDRMDTDIIAGIESEIDTALVLSGITTLEGINKFPYRPHYILNRVGDIVKA; this is translated from the coding sequence ATGGATCAGGAGTCAATAGAAAAAATTCGGGAGAAGAAAGCTTTTATCTGCGATATGGATGGTGTCATTTATCATGGGAATCTATTATTGCCAGGGGTAAAAGAGTTTGTTAAATGGCTTAAAAGCGAAAAGAAAAATTTTCTCTTTTTGACGAATTCCAGCGAACGTACGCCCAAAGAGCTTCAGGAAAAACTTTCGAGATTAGGCATTGATGTTGAAGAAGATGTATTTTATACCAGTGCCCTGGCAACGGCAATATTCCTTTCTAGCCAAAAACCGGGAGGCAGTGCCTATATCATTGGAGAACCCGGTTTAATCAATGCCTTGTACAATGTTGGTTATACAATGAACAATATTAATCCGGATTATGTGGTGGTTGGCGAAACACCTTCCTATAGTTACGAAAAAATTGAAAGAGCTATAAACTTCGTTTTGAAAGGGGCTAAATTAATCGGGACCAATCCTGATGTGTCTGGTCCGGTTGAAAATGGCATTGCACCTGCAACCAAATCATTGATTGCACCTATTGAATTATCCACAGGTTCAAAATCCTATTTCATAGGCAAACCTAATCCATTGATGATGCGTACCGCCCTCAAAAAATTGAATTGTCGCAATAATGACGAAGCAATAATAATTGGCGACAGGATGGATACTGATATCATTGCCGGTATAGAATCTGAAATTGACACTGCATTGGTACTTAGTGGGATTACCACTTTGGAAGGCATTAATAAATTTCCCTACCGGCCACATTATATACTGAACAGAGTTGGAGATATTGTAAAAGCATAA
- a CDS encoding HAD-IA family hydrolase yields the protein MIQAVLFDMDGVLVDSEKYICKAAIMMFAEKGKKVKAEDFVPFIGTGEDLYIGGVAKKYGLNYFPQFKNRTYEIYEKITKGKLKPLPGVLSFINQCKNKGLKTALATSADKVKMNINLKAIGLNVDSFDIIVTGSEIEKKKPFPDIYLKAAELLNIRPDCCLVVEDAVNGVIAAQNAGCKCLAVTTSFSKGQLIEANWIVSSLVEVTQEVLNW from the coding sequence ATGATTCAGGCAGTTCTTTTTGATATGGATGGGGTCCTGGTAGATTCCGAAAAATATATCTGTAAAGCAGCCATCATGATGTTCGCTGAAAAGGGGAAGAAAGTAAAAGCGGAAGATTTTGTTCCCTTTATCGGTACCGGAGAAGATCTTTATATTGGCGGAGTTGCAAAAAAATACGGATTAAACTACTTCCCGCAATTTAAAAACCGGACTTACGAGATATACGAAAAAATAACCAAGGGAAAATTAAAACCTTTACCCGGTGTGCTTTCTTTTATAAATCAATGCAAGAATAAAGGATTAAAAACCGCCCTGGCCACCAGTGCCGATAAAGTAAAAATGAACATTAACCTAAAAGCTATTGGGTTAAATGTTGATAGTTTTGACATCATTGTGACTGGTTCTGAAATAGAAAAGAAAAAGCCATTTCCCGATATCTACCTGAAAGCCGCAGAACTCTTAAATATCCGGCCAGACTGTTGCCTTGTCGTTGAAGATGCCGTGAATGGAGTAATCGCTGCCCAAAATGCCGGATGCAAATGTCTGGCAGTCACCACCAGTTTTTCAAAAGGACAACTTATCGAAGCCAATTGGATTGTATCCAGCCTGGTAGAGGTAACTCAAGAAGTTTTAAATTGGTAA
- a CDS encoding PHP domain-containing protein, giving the protein MINIFKIFPSEIELLKWQEQHPSNGICQVNGHIHTPYSFSAFRNIPQAFEMARKEGIKILGINDFYTTDGYNEFYENALKNKVFPLFNIEFMGLSKEQQKLGIRVNDPGNPGRTYFSGKGLTYPLSLGQDNLKVLSSVMQQSQEQVMSMISKANEHLQSIGSDIHLDYEDILKNYAKKQVRERHIAKVLRIKILEKYTQEEACKDFLKQLYSGKDTAVDIHNNNALENELRSNLLKAGGKAFVPEDEKAFLSISQIKNLIIEAGGIPCYPVLLDDKNGKFTEFEADKKKMLSELIDMNIGCIELIPGRNSQAILKDFVMFFRENGFAVTFGTEHNSPELIPLTVDCRGHEPLDKDLQKINYEGACIIAAHQYLKAQGKMGFLDENGNTRAAETENFIRLGKAVVNYFIYS; this is encoded by the coding sequence ATGATAAACATATTCAAAATATTTCCTTCAGAAATTGAACTTTTAAAATGGCAGGAGCAACATCCCTCTAACGGAATTTGCCAGGTAAACGGGCATATTCATACTCCTTATTCATTTAGCGCTTTCAGAAATATTCCACAGGCCTTTGAAATGGCCAGAAAAGAAGGTATAAAAATCCTTGGAATCAATGATTTTTATACCACAGACGGTTATAATGAATTCTATGAAAATGCCTTGAAGAACAAAGTATTCCCACTTTTTAACATAGAATTCATGGGACTTTCCAAAGAGCAGCAAAAACTTGGCATAAGGGTCAATGATCCGGGCAATCCCGGACGTACCTATTTCAGTGGCAAAGGGCTAACCTACCCTCTTTCTTTAGGCCAGGATAACCTGAAAGTCCTCAGTTCCGTCATGCAACAAAGTCAGGAACAAGTTATGTCCATGATTTCAAAAGCCAATGAGCATCTTCAATCCATAGGGTCAGACATCCATCTTGATTATGAGGATATTTTAAAGAACTATGCAAAAAAACAGGTACGTGAACGCCATATTGCCAAAGTTCTTAGAATAAAAATACTTGAAAAATATACTCAAGAAGAAGCCTGTAAAGATTTCTTGAAGCAATTATATTCCGGCAAAGATACAGCAGTTGATATTCACAACAACAACGCCCTGGAAAACGAACTCCGCAGCAACCTTTTAAAAGCAGGAGGAAAAGCTTTTGTTCCTGAAGACGAAAAAGCTTTTTTGTCTATTTCCCAAATCAAAAACCTGATTATTGAAGCTGGGGGAATTCCCTGTTATCCCGTTCTTCTGGATGACAAAAACGGAAAATTCACTGAATTTGAAGCCGATAAGAAGAAAATGCTCAGCGAACTGATAGACATGAATATTGGCTGCATTGAACTGATACCCGGAAGGAATAGCCAGGCCATCCTGAAAGATTTCGTGATGTTTTTCAGGGAAAATGGATTTGCCGTTACTTTTGGAACAGAGCACAACAGTCCTGAACTTATTCCTCTTACCGTTGATTGCCGCGGGCATGAACCTCTTGATAAGGATCTTCAAAAAATCAATTATGAAGGAGCCTGTATCATAGCTGCCCATCAATATTTAAAAGCTCAGGGCAAAATGGGCTTTTTAGATGAAAATGGCAATACACGTGCTGCCGAAACCGAAAATTTCATCCGGCTTGGAAAAGCTGTTGTGAATTACTTTATTTATTCCTAA
- a CDS encoding class II aldolase/adducin family protein — translation METSIKDLIEISHFYGEKKDYVIAGGGNTSFKNEQYLYIKASGTTLGNITEEGFAMLDREKLNIISQKDYSSDSATREQQIKEDLFRSSVYPEKNLRPSVETSLHNIINYKFVIHTHPTLVNSLMCSQKANSISRELFGDEALFVGYTDPGYTLFKKVEKGIAEYHQKFGCDPKIILLENHGIFVSADNIDEIKNLYSRIIQKLKSKIKQEPDLQQLQANLVIAEVLPAIRMILSENQVKVTRFINNSLVAPYYADKASYEKISSPFIPDQIVYCKAKSL, via the coding sequence ATGGAAACATCGATCAAGGATTTAATAGAAATATCTCATTTCTATGGAGAGAAAAAAGATTATGTCATTGCCGGAGGAGGGAATACATCTTTTAAGAACGAGCAATATTTATACATCAAAGCCAGCGGAACCACACTGGGAAATATTACCGAAGAAGGTTTTGCCATGCTTGACCGTGAAAAACTCAACATTATCTCCCAAAAGGACTATAGCAGCGATTCAGCCACCAGGGAACAACAAATAAAAGAAGATCTGTTCAGAAGCAGCGTCTATCCGGAAAAAAATCTCAGGCCATCGGTTGAAACCTCATTGCATAATATTATCAACTATAAATTTGTGATTCATACTCACCCCACATTGGTTAACTCACTGATGTGCAGCCAGAAGGCAAACTCAATTTCCCGGGAATTATTTGGAGATGAAGCTTTATTTGTAGGCTATACAGACCCAGGGTACACGCTTTTTAAAAAAGTAGAAAAAGGAATTGCAGAATATCACCAGAAATTTGGATGCGATCCCAAAATTATCCTGCTCGAAAATCATGGGATCTTTGTAAGTGCCGACAATATTGATGAAATCAAAAATCTGTATTCAAGAATTATTCAGAAACTTAAAAGTAAAATAAAGCAGGAACCAGATCTTCAGCAATTACAGGCCAATCTGGTTATTGCCGAGGTATTGCCTGCCATCAGGATGATTTTATCGGAAAATCAGGTAAAAGTTACCCGTTTCATCAACAATTCACTGGTAGCACCCTATTATGCCGATAAAGCAAGCTATGAAAAGATTTCCTCCCCTTTTATTCCGGATCAAATTGTATATTGCAAGGCAAAATCCTTAT